In a genomic window of Xylophilus rhododendri:
- the prmC gene encoding peptide chain release factor N(5)-glutamine methyltransferase, translating to MPTLAEALRGAAVLGVDRLDAQMLLLRCLGRDPSDRAWLLAHDHDPLGDAAWADCQALLQRRAAGEPVAYLIGEKEFFGLPLQVDARVLVPRPDTETLVNWALELLPDGREASVLDLGTGSGAIALAVQHSRPMAVVDAVDASEDALAVARANAQRLSLPVAFHAGDWFGGAPRAAYDLVLSNPPYIARGDEHLPALRHEPLRALASGADGLDDLRRIVPAAPARLLPGGWLLLEHGWDQADAVRTLLSQAGLEEVQSRTDLGGNQRCSGGRLPQRG from the coding sequence ATGCCCACCCTGGCCGAAGCCCTGCGCGGCGCCGCCGTGCTCGGCGTGGACCGGCTCGATGCGCAAATGCTGCTGCTGCGCTGCCTGGGCCGCGACCCTTCGGACCGTGCCTGGCTGCTGGCCCACGACCACGATCCGCTGGGCGATGCCGCATGGGCCGACTGCCAGGCCCTGCTGCAGCGGCGCGCCGCGGGTGAGCCCGTGGCCTACCTGATCGGCGAGAAGGAGTTCTTCGGCCTGCCGCTGCAGGTCGATGCCCGGGTGCTGGTGCCCCGGCCCGATACCGAAACCCTGGTGAATTGGGCGCTGGAGCTGCTGCCGGACGGCCGCGAAGCCAGCGTGCTCGACCTGGGCACCGGCAGCGGCGCGATCGCCCTGGCGGTCCAGCACAGCCGCCCCATGGCCGTGGTGGACGCGGTGGATGCCAGCGAGGATGCGCTCGCCGTGGCACGCGCCAACGCGCAGCGCCTGTCGCTGCCGGTGGCCTTCCACGCCGGCGACTGGTTCGGCGGCGCGCCGCGCGCCGCCTACGACCTGGTCCTGTCCAACCCGCCCTACATCGCCCGGGGCGACGAGCACCTGCCCGCCCTGCGCCACGAGCCGCTGCGGGCCCTTGCCTCCGGCGCCGACGGCCTGGACGACCTGCGCCGCATCGTCCCGGCCGCGCCCGCGCGCCTGCTGCCCGGCGGCTGGCTGCTGCTGGAACACGGCTGGGACCAGGCCGACGCCGTGCGCACGCTTCTTTCGCAGGCAGGGCTTGAAGAAGTCCAAAGCCGTACCGATCTCGGCGGAAACCAGCGCTGCTCGGGCGGCCGCCTTCCGCAGCGCGGATAA
- a CDS encoding type II toxin-antitoxin system Phd/YefM family antitoxin, translating into MQVVTATEVKSQLGDLFDAVERNEGASVLIERNRRPAAMLLNAQVAEKAILGAYAHGVLTRAVAMQQLGLDWYGELLDRLNAHGIETSPVAAADARVMREAADHALASVRIDQEPR; encoded by the coding sequence ATGCAAGTCGTCACGGCTACCGAAGTGAAGAGCCAGTTGGGAGACCTGTTCGACGCGGTCGAGCGCAACGAGGGAGCCAGTGTGCTCATCGAGCGGAACAGGCGCCCCGCCGCCATGCTGCTCAACGCCCAGGTGGCCGAAAAAGCCATCCTGGGCGCCTATGCGCATGGCGTGCTGACGCGCGCCGTGGCGATGCAGCAGCTGGGGCTGGACTGGTATGGCGAACTGCTGGACCGCCTGAATGCACACGGCATCGAGACTTCGCCAGTCGCGGCCGCCGATGCCCGCGTCATGCGGGAAGCCGCCGACCACGCGCTGGCTTCGGTGCGGATCGACCAGGAGCCGCGCTGA
- the prfA gene encoding peptide chain release factor 1, with product MKDFLRRQLDRYAVRLQELDFLLSREDIMGDMAQYRLLSREHAEVTQIAGRYARHRQRASDLEAGREMLSDPDMTEMAAEEIAGAQAEMEQLEAELQRLLLPKDPDDRRNAFLEIRAGTGGDESALFAGDLARMYTRYFERTGWRCEVVSVSDSEIGGYKEIVFRIEGDNAFGRLRFESGGHRVQRVPATETQGRIHTSACTVAVLAEPDETVAVQINPADLRIDTYRASGAGGQHINKTDSAVRITHIPTGIVAECQDDRSQHRNKAKALQVLSARIQEKDRSERAAKDAAMRKGLIGSGDRSDRIRTYNFPQGRLTDHRINLTLYKLGLIMEGDLGEVLDALQHAREAEQLAELEVGANA from the coding sequence GTGAAAGACTTCCTCCGCCGCCAGCTCGACCGTTATGCCGTGCGCCTGCAGGAGCTCGACTTCCTGCTCTCGCGCGAAGACATCATGGGCGACATGGCCCAGTACCGCCTGCTCTCGCGCGAGCATGCCGAGGTCACCCAGATCGCCGGCCGCTACGCCCGCCACCGGCAGCGCGCCAGCGACCTGGAAGCCGGCCGCGAGATGCTGTCCGACCCCGACATGACCGAGATGGCCGCCGAGGAAATCGCCGGCGCCCAGGCGGAGATGGAGCAGCTCGAAGCCGAGCTCCAGCGCCTCCTGCTGCCCAAGGACCCGGACGACCGCCGCAACGCCTTCCTGGAAATCCGCGCCGGCACCGGCGGCGACGAATCCGCCCTGTTCGCCGGCGACCTGGCCCGCATGTACACCCGCTATTTCGAGCGCACCGGCTGGCGCTGCGAGGTGGTGAGCGTGAGCGACAGCGAGATCGGCGGCTACAAGGAAATCGTCTTCCGCATCGAAGGCGACAACGCCTTCGGCCGGCTGCGCTTCGAATCCGGCGGCCACCGGGTGCAGCGGGTGCCCGCCACCGAGACCCAGGGCCGCATCCACACCAGCGCCTGCACCGTCGCCGTGCTGGCCGAGCCGGACGAGACGGTGGCGGTGCAGATCAACCCGGCCGACCTGCGCATCGACACCTACCGGGCTTCCGGCGCCGGCGGCCAGCACATCAACAAGACCGACTCCGCCGTGCGCATCACGCACATCCCCACCGGCATCGTCGCCGAATGCCAGGACGACCGCAGCCAGCACCGCAACAAGGCCAAGGCCCTGCAGGTGCTGTCGGCCCGCATCCAGGAGAAGGACCGCAGCGAACGCGCCGCCAAGGACGCGGCCATGCGCAAGGGCCTGATCGGCAGCGGCGACCGCAGCGACCGCATCCGCACCTACAACTTCCCGCAGGGCCGGCTCACCGACCACCGCATCAACCTCACGCTCTACAAGCTGGGCCTGATCATGGAAGGCGACCTCGGCGAGGTGCTCGACGCCCTGCAGCATGCCCGCGAGGCCGAGCAGCTGGCCGAGCTGGAAGTGGGAGCGAACGCCTGA
- the grxD gene encoding Grx4 family monothiol glutaredoxin, which yields MSDAQQRIADLVQTNEVVLFMKGNASFPQCGFSGRAIQVLKACGVDTRALKTVNVLEDGEIRDGIKTFSQWPTIPQLYVRGEFIGGSDIMMEMYQSGELQKVLAGQAA from the coding sequence ATGAGCGACGCCCAACAACGCATTGCCGATCTCGTCCAGACCAACGAAGTGGTGCTCTTCATGAAGGGCAACGCGAGCTTTCCGCAGTGCGGCTTCTCCGGCCGGGCCATCCAGGTGCTCAAGGCCTGCGGCGTGGACACCCGGGCCCTGAAGACTGTCAACGTGCTGGAAGACGGCGAGATCCGCGACGGCATCAAGACCTTCAGCCAGTGGCCCACCATCCCGCAGCTCTATGTGCGCGGCGAGTTCATCGGCGGCTCGGACATCATGATGGAGATGTACCAGTCGGGCGAACTGCAGAAGGTGCTGGCCGGCCAGGCCGCCTGA
- a CDS encoding ABC transporter permease → MNSGANRHPQPFWRLGWRALLRDLRGGDLRLLVLAVTLAVAALTSVGFFSDRLQAGLARDAGQLLGGDVVIASDQPAPAAYAEQAREQGLRSSTSVTFPTMARAGDAQGGASKLVALKAVDAGYPLRGKLLIAQAPGGAESAAQAIPGRGEAWVDPALPEALGLRMGDQLLLGEQSFRITRVIAIEPDRGTGFLSFSPRVMLNRADLEATRLVQPASRLNWRFAVAGADAPVKRYAAWATEAAARPGVHGLRVESLETGRPEMRQTLDRAGKFLNLVSLLAALLSAVAVALAARGFAARHLDDCALLRVLGLSQGTIARSYTFEFALAGLAASVAGVVIGFAVHYVFVAFLAGLVESSLPPPGAWPAVLGMGMGMTLLLAFGLPPVLQLAQVPALRVIRRDVGGLKPASAGVLALGVAGFAGLLVVASRDLTLGLIAVGGFAGAVLLFAGLAWLAVKLLRRSVNESTAPRWLVLATRQISARPVYAVVQISSLSVGLLALVLLVLLRTDLISSWRAATPPDAPNRFVINVLPDQAEAFQEALRHAGVQQYDWYPMVRGRLVAVNGKPVGSADYSEDRAKRLVDREFNLSYAVDEPPHNQTVAGQWTPDEADAISVEDGLAKTLGLKLGDRLRFDVGGAQNEARITSLRKVEWGSMRANFFAMYPVGKLPEDIAVTYLAAYRAPTLAGFDNQLVRQFPNITSVDLGQTLAQIQRVLDQVIRAVEFLFGFTLAAGVIVLFAAVTATRDERAKEFAVMRALGASASLLRQVQRAELAGVGLLAGFLASAAAVAVGWALARYAFDFSWTASIWVPLQGAVAGALLALAAGWWGLRDVLRRPVVETLRRAAE, encoded by the coding sequence ATGAATTCCGGTGCGAACCGTCATCCCCAGCCCTTCTGGCGGCTTGGCTGGCGGGCCTTGCTGCGCGACCTGCGCGGCGGTGACCTGCGCCTGCTGGTGCTGGCCGTGACGCTGGCGGTGGCGGCGCTGACTTCGGTCGGCTTCTTCTCCGACCGGCTGCAGGCCGGGCTGGCGCGCGATGCCGGCCAGCTGCTCGGCGGCGACGTGGTGATCGCCAGCGACCAGCCCGCGCCCGCGGCCTATGCCGAGCAGGCGCGCGAACAGGGCCTGCGCAGCAGCACCTCTGTGACATTCCCCACCATGGCGCGCGCCGGCGACGCGCAGGGCGGCGCCAGCAAGCTGGTGGCGCTGAAGGCGGTCGATGCCGGCTATCCCCTGCGCGGCAAGCTGCTGATCGCCCAGGCGCCGGGCGGCGCGGAGAGCGCCGCGCAGGCCATTCCCGGGCGCGGCGAGGCCTGGGTCGATCCGGCCCTGCCCGAGGCGCTGGGCCTGCGCATGGGCGACCAGTTGCTGCTGGGCGAACAGTCCTTCCGCATCACCCGGGTGATCGCCATCGAGCCCGACCGGGGTACGGGTTTTCTCAGCTTCTCGCCGCGCGTCATGCTCAACAGGGCCGACCTGGAGGCGACCAGGCTGGTGCAGCCGGCCAGCCGCCTGAACTGGCGTTTTGCCGTCGCCGGTGCCGATGCGCCGGTCAAGCGCTACGCGGCCTGGGCGACCGAGGCGGCGGCCCGGCCGGGGGTGCACGGCCTGCGGGTCGAGTCCCTGGAAACCGGCCGCCCCGAGATGCGCCAGACCCTGGACCGCGCCGGCAAGTTCCTCAACCTGGTCTCGCTGCTGGCGGCGCTGCTGTCGGCGGTGGCGGTGGCCCTGGCCGCACGCGGCTTCGCGGCGCGCCACCTGGACGACTGCGCGCTGCTGCGGGTGCTGGGCCTGAGCCAGGGCACCATCGCGCGCAGTTACACCTTCGAATTCGCGCTCGCGGGCCTGGCCGCCAGCGTGGCGGGCGTGGTGATCGGCTTCGCGGTGCACTACGTGTTCGTCGCCTTCCTGGCCGGTTTGGTGGAGAGCAGCCTGCCGCCGCCCGGCGCCTGGCCGGCGGTGCTCGGCATGGGCATGGGCATGACCCTGCTGCTGGCCTTCGGCCTGCCGCCGGTGCTGCAGCTGGCGCAGGTGCCGGCGCTGCGGGTGATCCGGCGCGACGTGGGCGGCCTCAAGCCTGCTTCGGCCGGCGTGCTGGCGCTGGGGGTGGCGGGTTTCGCGGGGCTGCTGGTGGTGGCCAGCCGCGATCTCACGCTGGGCCTGATCGCGGTGGGCGGTTTCGCGGGCGCGGTGCTGCTCTTCGCCGGCCTGGCCTGGCTGGCGGTGAAGCTGCTGCGGCGCAGCGTCAACGAAAGCACCGCGCCGCGCTGGCTGGTGCTGGCCACGCGGCAGATCTCGGCGCGGCCGGTGTATGCCGTGGTGCAGATCAGCTCGCTCTCGGTCGGCCTGCTGGCCCTGGTGCTGCTGGTGCTGCTGCGCACCGACCTGATCTCCAGCTGGCGCGCGGCCACGCCGCCGGATGCCCCCAACCGCTTCGTCATCAACGTGCTGCCCGACCAGGCCGAGGCCTTCCAGGAAGCGCTGCGCCACGCCGGTGTGCAGCAATACGACTGGTACCCGATGGTGCGCGGCCGGCTGGTAGCGGTGAACGGCAAGCCGGTGGGCTCGGCCGACTACAGCGAAGACCGGGCCAAACGCCTGGTGGACCGCGAATTCAACCTCTCCTACGCGGTCGACGAGCCGCCGCACAACCAGACCGTGGCCGGCCAGTGGACACCCGACGAAGCCGATGCGATCAGCGTGGAGGACGGCCTGGCCAAGACCCTGGGCCTGAAGCTGGGCGACCGCCTGCGTTTCGATGTGGGCGGTGCGCAGAACGAGGCACGCATCACCTCGCTGCGCAAGGTGGAGTGGGGCTCGATGCGGGCCAACTTCTTCGCGATGTACCCGGTGGGCAAGCTGCCCGAAGACATCGCCGTGACCTACCTCGCCGCCTACCGCGCGCCCACGCTGGCGGGTTTCGACAACCAGCTGGTGCGCCAGTTTCCCAACATCACCAGCGTGGACCTGGGCCAGACCCTGGCGCAGATCCAGCGTGTGCTCGACCAGGTGATCCGGGCAGTGGAATTCCTGTTCGGCTTCACCCTGGCGGCCGGCGTGATCGTCCTCTTCGCCGCGGTGACCGCCACCCGCGACGAGCGCGCCAAGGAGTTCGCGGTGATGCGTGCCCTGGGCGCCAGCGCCTCGCTGCTGCGCCAGGTGCAGCGCGCCGAACTGGCCGGCGTCGGCCTGCTGGCCGGCTTCCTGGCCAGCGCCGCGGCGGTGGCGGTGGGCTGGGCGCTGGCGCGTTATGCCTTCGACTTCAGCTGGACTGCCTCCATCTGGGTGCCGCTGCAGGGCGCGGTCGCCGGTGCCCTGCTGGCGCTGGCCGCCGGCTGGTGGGGCCTGCGCGATGTGCTGCGGCGGCCGGTGGTGGAAACGCTGCGCAGGGCGGCGGAGTAG
- a CDS encoding efflux transporter outer membrane subunit, producing MTNKKHPLSLQFLLPLVAALVLAGCASPPPVDTQALADAPAAFKEAATPAGWTRAAPAEAQPRGQWWLAFNDPAMNALVERAGDRNTTIQEAAARLAQARALLRGAQADRLPQVGLNGGAQRQAGANTINGMNPATIVTAGVGASWEVDLSGRLAKARDAASLDADAREALLQSTRLAVQADTAQTYLSLRSLDAERALVRETVEAYRGTLDLTQRRYRNGDVAELDVVRIRTEMAATTSDALALDRRRAELEHALAVLVGDAAADFTLPTGAWDTALPTVPAGVPSTVLARRPDVAAAQASLLAAQARIGAAQAAWFPNLSLTGSAGYASPELGDLLQWSARAWSVGALLSLPLFDGGRRDAGIAQARAQFDAATAGYRGQVLGAFREVEDQLSGLRLLAEQSEVQDDAVVSATRATSLSDTRWRNGLVSQLDLLDARRVELRNRRLALQLRAARYQATVGLIRALGGSWTA from the coding sequence ATGACGAACAAGAAGCACCCGCTCTCCCTGCAGTTCCTGCTGCCGCTGGTCGCGGCCCTGGTGCTGGCCGGCTGCGCCAGCCCGCCGCCGGTGGACACCCAGGCCCTGGCCGACGCACCGGCCGCTTTCAAGGAAGCCGCCACCCCGGCCGGCTGGACCCGCGCCGCGCCGGCCGAAGCCCAGCCCCGCGGCCAGTGGTGGCTGGCCTTCAACGACCCGGCGATGAACGCGCTGGTCGAACGTGCCGGCGACCGCAACACCACCATCCAGGAAGCCGCCGCCCGGCTGGCCCAGGCCCGTGCGCTGCTGCGCGGCGCCCAGGCCGACCGGCTGCCGCAGGTGGGGCTGAACGGCGGCGCCCAGCGCCAGGCCGGCGCCAACACCATCAACGGGATGAACCCCGCCACCATCGTCACCGCCGGTGTCGGCGCCTCCTGGGAGGTTGACCTGTCCGGCCGCCTGGCCAAGGCGCGCGACGCCGCGTCGCTGGACGCCGATGCCCGCGAGGCCCTGCTGCAGAGCACCCGCCTGGCGGTGCAGGCCGACACGGCGCAGACCTATCTCTCGCTGCGTTCGCTCGACGCCGAACGCGCCCTGGTGCGCGAGACGGTCGAGGCCTACCGCGGCACGCTGGACCTGACCCAGCGCCGTTACCGCAACGGCGATGTGGCCGAGCTGGACGTGGTGCGCATCCGCACCGAGATGGCCGCCACCACCTCCGATGCGCTGGCCCTGGACCGCCGCCGCGCCGAGCTGGAACACGCGCTGGCCGTGCTGGTCGGCGATGCCGCGGCCGACTTCACCCTGCCCACCGGCGCCTGGGACACCGCCCTGCCCACGGTGCCGGCCGGTGTCCCGTCCACCGTGCTGGCCCGCCGGCCGGACGTGGCGGCCGCCCAGGCCTCGTTGCTGGCTGCGCAGGCGCGCATCGGCGCCGCGCAGGCGGCCTGGTTCCCCAACCTGTCGCTGACCGGCTCGGCCGGCTACGCCTCGCCGGAACTGGGTGACCTGCTGCAGTGGTCGGCCCGTGCCTGGAGCGTGGGCGCGCTGCTGTCGCTGCCGCTGTTCGACGGCGGCCGGCGCGATGCCGGCATCGCCCAGGCGCGTGCGCAGTTCGATGCCGCCACCGCCGGCTACCGCGGCCAGGTGCTGGGCGCCTTCCGCGAGGTGGAAGACCAGCTCTCCGGCCTGCGCCTGCTGGCCGAGCAGTCCGAGGTGCAGGACGACGCGGTGGTCTCGGCCACCCGCGCCACCAGCCTGTCGGACACCCGCTGGCGCAACGGCCTGGTCAGCCAGCTGGACCTGCTGGATGCCCGCCGCGTGGAACTGCGCAACCGTCGCCTGGCGCTGCAGCTGCGCGCGGCGCGCTACCAGGCGACGGTCGGGCTGATCCGGGCGCTGGGCGGCAGCTGGACGGCCTAG
- a CDS encoding efflux RND transporter permease subunit — MNISKFFIDRPIFAGVLSLLIFLGGLIAVRGLPISEYPDVIPPSVVIRANYPGANPKVIAETVATPLEEAINGVENMLYMSSQATTDGLMTLTVTFRLGTDPDKAQQLVQNRVSRAEPRLPEEVRRLGITTIKSSPDLTLVVHLSSPTGRYDMTYLRNYAVLNVKDRLARVDGVGDVQLFGSGDYSMRVWLDPQKVAQRGLSAGEVVTAIRGQNVQAAAGVVGASPGVTGIDVQLPVNAQGRLQNEESFGDIIVKTGSDGAVTRLRDISRIELGASDYALRSLLDNKDAVAIPVSAAPGSNAIAISDGVRATMADIKKNMPEGVDYEIVYDTTQFVRASIESVVHTLLEAIALVVLVVIVFLQTWRASIIPLLAVPVSVIGTFAVMRISGFSINALSLFGLVLAIGIVVDDAIVVVENVERNIEAGLAPREAAYRAMREVSGPIIAIALVLVAVFVPLAFISGLTGQFYRQFALTIAMSTVISAINSLTLSPALAALLLRPHDAPKDALTRGMDKVLGGFFRGFNRLFQRSSEAYGGGVKRAIGRKTLMMAVYLVIAVSTIFVFRAVPGGFVPAQDKQYLIGFAQLPDGATLDRTEAVIRRMGEITAKQPGVLHAIQFPGLSINGFTNSSNSGIVFVSLDDFDKRKGKGMSAGEIAGQLNAQFSQIQDAFILMFPPPPVQGLGTTGGFKLMLEDRGSVGYEGMDAALKAFMAKASQAPELTGLFSSFQVNVPQLFADIDRTKARQLGVPLTEVFETMQIYLGSLYANDFNRFGRTYSVRVQADAPYRARAEDIGLLKVKSNTGEMVPLAALMNVAPAFGPERAMRYNGFLAADVNGGAAPGYSTGQAQDAVKRIAAETLPPGVDYEWTDLTYQEILAGNSGVLVFPIAILLVFLVLAAQYESLTLPLAIILIVPMGLFAAMTGVWLNNGDNNVFTQIGLIVLVGLSAKNAILIVEFARELEFAGRSPLQAAIEAAQLRLRPILMTSLAFVMGVLPLVLATGAGAEMRRAMGVAVFSGMIGVTAFGLFLTPVFYVMLRKLTGNRALRQHGEHESPLPVDPTHGHGHGGGGDARLLPAAPRGTHE; from the coding sequence CTCCAAATTCTTCATCGACAGGCCGATCTTCGCCGGCGTGCTGTCGCTCCTGATCTTCCTCGGCGGCCTGATCGCCGTGCGCGGTCTGCCGATCTCCGAGTACCCGGACGTGATCCCGCCCTCGGTGGTGATCCGCGCCAACTATCCCGGCGCCAACCCCAAGGTGATCGCCGAGACGGTGGCCACGCCGCTGGAGGAGGCCATCAACGGCGTCGAGAACATGCTCTACATGAGCAGCCAGGCGACCACCGACGGCCTGATGACGCTGACCGTGACCTTCCGCCTGGGCACCGACCCGGACAAGGCGCAGCAGCTGGTGCAGAACCGCGTCTCGCGTGCCGAGCCGCGCCTGCCGGAGGAAGTCCGGCGGCTCGGCATCACCACGATCAAGAGTTCGCCCGACCTGACCCTGGTGGTGCACCTGTCCTCGCCGACCGGCCGCTACGACATGACCTATCTGCGCAACTACGCGGTGCTCAACGTCAAGGACCGGCTGGCGCGGGTCGATGGCGTGGGCGACGTGCAGCTCTTCGGCTCGGGCGACTACTCGATGCGGGTCTGGCTCGATCCGCAGAAGGTGGCGCAGCGCGGCCTGTCGGCCGGTGAGGTGGTGACCGCGATCCGCGGCCAGAACGTGCAGGCCGCGGCCGGCGTGGTGGGCGCATCGCCCGGCGTGACCGGCATCGACGTGCAACTGCCCGTCAATGCGCAAGGCCGCCTGCAGAACGAGGAATCCTTCGGCGACATCATCGTCAAGACCGGCTCGGACGGCGCCGTGACCCGCCTGCGCGACATCTCGCGCATCGAGCTGGGCGCTTCCGACTACGCCCTGCGTTCGCTGCTGGACAACAAGGATGCGGTGGCGATCCCCGTCTCCGCCGCCCCGGGCTCCAACGCCATCGCCATCAGCGACGGCGTGCGCGCCACCATGGCCGACATCAAGAAGAACATGCCCGAGGGCGTGGACTACGAGATCGTCTACGACACCACGCAGTTCGTGCGTGCCTCCATCGAATCGGTGGTGCACACCCTGCTCGAAGCCATCGCCCTGGTGGTGCTGGTGGTGATCGTGTTCCTGCAGACCTGGCGCGCTTCCATCATCCCGCTGCTGGCCGTGCCGGTGTCGGTGATCGGCACCTTCGCGGTGATGCGCATCTCGGGCTTCTCGATCAACGCGCTGAGCCTGTTCGGCCTGGTGCTGGCGATCGGCATCGTGGTGGACGACGCCATCGTGGTGGTGGAGAACGTGGAGCGCAACATCGAGGCCGGCCTGGCCCCGCGCGAGGCGGCCTACCGCGCGATGCGGGAAGTCTCCGGCCCCATCATCGCCATCGCCCTGGTGCTGGTGGCGGTGTTCGTGCCGCTGGCCTTCATCAGCGGCCTGACCGGGCAGTTCTACCGCCAGTTCGCGCTGACCATCGCCATGTCGACGGTGATCTCGGCGATCAACTCGCTGACCCTGTCGCCGGCGCTTGCCGCGCTGCTGCTGCGCCCGCACGACGCACCCAAGGACGCGCTGACCCGCGGCATGGACAAGGTGCTGGGCGGCTTCTTCCGCGGCTTCAACCGCCTGTTCCAGCGCAGCTCCGAGGCCTATGGTGGCGGCGTCAAGCGTGCCATCGGCCGCAAGACGCTGATGATGGCGGTGTACCTGGTGATCGCGGTGAGCACCATCTTCGTGTTCCGCGCGGTGCCCGGCGGCTTCGTGCCGGCGCAGGACAAGCAGTACCTGATCGGCTTCGCCCAGCTGCCCGACGGCGCCACGCTGGACCGCACCGAGGCGGTGATCCGCCGCATGGGCGAGATCACGGCCAAGCAGCCCGGCGTGCTGCATGCGATCCAGTTCCCCGGCCTGTCGATCAACGGTTTCACCAACAGCTCCAACTCGGGCATCGTGTTCGTGTCGCTGGACGACTTCGACAAACGCAAGGGCAAGGGCATGAGCGCGGGCGAGATCGCCGGCCAACTCAACGCGCAGTTCTCGCAGATCCAGGACGCCTTCATCCTGATGTTCCCGCCCCCGCCGGTGCAGGGCCTGGGCACGACCGGCGGCTTCAAGCTGATGCTGGAAGACCGCGGCTCGGTGGGTTACGAAGGCATGGATGCGGCGCTCAAGGCCTTCATGGCCAAGGCATCGCAGGCGCCCGAACTGACGGGTCTGTTCTCCAGCTTCCAGGTAAACGTGCCGCAGCTCTTCGCCGACATCGACCGCACCAAGGCGCGGCAGCTCGGCGTGCCGCTGACCGAGGTCTTCGAGACCATGCAGATCTACCTGGGCAGCCTGTATGCCAACGACTTCAACCGCTTCGGCCGGACCTATTCGGTGCGGGTGCAGGCAGACGCGCCCTACCGCGCCCGGGCCGAGGACATCGGCCTGCTGAAGGTCAAGTCCAACACCGGCGAGATGGTGCCGCTGGCCGCGCTGATGAACGTGGCGCCGGCCTTCGGACCGGAACGCGCCATGCGCTACAACGGCTTCCTGGCGGCCGACGTCAACGGCGGCGCGGCCCCGGGCTACTCCACCGGCCAGGCGCAGGACGCGGTCAAGCGCATCGCCGCCGAGACCCTGCCGCCCGGCGTGGACTACGAATGGACCGACCTGACCTACCAGGAGATCCTGGCGGGCAACTCCGGCGTGCTGGTGTTCCCCATCGCCATCCTGCTGGTGTTCCTGGTGCTGGCCGCCCAGTACGAGAGCCTGACGCTGCCGCTGGCCATCATCCTGATCGTGCCCATGGGCCTGTTCGCCGCGATGACCGGGGTGTGGCTGAACAACGGCGACAACAACGTGTTCACCCAGATCGGCCTGATCGTGCTGGTGGGGCTGAGTGCGAAGAACGCCATCCTGATCGTGGAATTCGCCCGTGAGCTGGAGTTCGCCGGACGCAGTCCGCTGCAGGCGGCGATCGAGGCGGCCCAGCTGCGCCTGCGCCCCATCCTGATGACCTCGCTGGCCTTCGTGATGGGTGTGCTGCCCCTGGTGCTGGCGACAGGCGCCGGCGCCGAGATGCGCCGCGCCATGGGCGTGGCGGTGTTCTCGGGAATGATCGGCGTGACGGCCTTCGGCCTGTTCCTCACGCCCGTTTTCTACGTGATGCTGAGAAAGCTCACCGGCAACCGCGCGCTGCGCCAGCACGGCGAGCACGAGTCGCCCCTGCCGGTCGATCCCACGCATGGCCACGGCCATGGCGGCGGCGGCGACGCACGCCTGCTGCCGGCCGCGCCGCGCGGCACGCACGAATGA